The following coding sequences are from one Mycobacterium bourgelatii window:
- a CDS encoding formylglycine-generating enzyme family protein, whose translation MLTELVDLPGGTFRMGSTSFYPEEAPIHTVTVAPFAIERHPVTNAQFAEFVAATGYVTVAEQQIDPALYPGADPADLVPGGLVFRPTTGPVDLRNWRQWWEWVPGAHWRQPFGPDSDIADKADHPVVQVAYTDAAAYARWAGRRLPTEAEWEFAARAGSTTVYAWGDDPQPNGRLMANTWQGKFPYRNDGALGWVGTSPVDTFPRNAFGLTDMIGNVWEWTTTEYFGHHRLDQPPKGCCTPSGRPDPTINQTLKGGSHLCAPEYCHRYRPAARSPQSQDSATTHIGFRCVADPSEAEHR comes from the coding sequence GTGCTGACTGAACTGGTTGACCTCCCGGGCGGAACGTTCCGGATGGGATCGACGAGCTTTTATCCGGAAGAGGCCCCGATCCACACCGTGACGGTGGCCCCTTTCGCGATAGAGCGACACCCGGTGACCAACGCACAATTCGCTGAATTCGTCGCTGCCACAGGCTATGTCACGGTCGCGGAGCAACAGATCGACCCGGCGCTTTACCCCGGTGCCGATCCCGCCGACCTGGTTCCAGGGGGTCTGGTCTTCCGGCCGACGACGGGGCCGGTCGACCTACGCAACTGGCGGCAATGGTGGGAGTGGGTGCCGGGTGCTCACTGGCGTCAGCCCTTTGGGCCGGACAGCGATATTGCCGACAAAGCCGACCACCCCGTGGTGCAGGTGGCGTATACCGACGCCGCGGCCTATGCCCGGTGGGCCGGGAGGCGGTTGCCGACCGAGGCCGAGTGGGAGTTTGCGGCGCGTGCCGGCAGCACCACGGTTTACGCCTGGGGTGACGACCCTCAGCCCAATGGCCGGCTGATGGCCAACACTTGGCAGGGCAAGTTTCCGTACCGCAATGACGGTGCGCTGGGCTGGGTGGGGACTTCGCCCGTCGACACGTTCCCGCGAAACGCTTTTGGGCTGACCGACATGATCGGAAACGTGTGGGAATGGACGACGACCGAGTACTTCGGACATCACCGGCTAGACCAACCCCCGAAGGGCTGCTGCACGCCATCGGGACGGCCCGATCCGACCATCAACCAGACCCTCAAGGGGGGCTCCCACCTGTGCGCGCCGGAGTACTGCCACCGCTACCGGCCGGCCGCGCGTTCACCGCAGTCGCAAGACAGCGCGACCACCCACATCGGATTCCGCTGCGTGGCGGATCCCAGCGAAGCCGAACACCGGTAG
- a CDS encoding DUF4436 domain-containing protein, translating into MSVDARPPGESTADPEPAPATPGQHPEPKHMTVRQHLVLDTSIIIGVAVAWIVLILSYTWLAQPPLPKVNAGTTDDTLVVIHVEKLDTKDQRLGVKVLLKPDASILDPRLHRLTADTAVRFVSQSDLGELEYERGKAPHPVEATIDARGDALHWPFDTYTTDPIQAEWLAGAGDSAHYENARVEVDGVVDGFDIFLDRVGEDDPNSHRPDAVVITLKRANGPLFFDIGICLVLLTLPALALFVAIQMVTQRRAFVPPFGTWYAAMLFAVVPLRNFLPGSPPTGAWIDQALVIWVLLGLAAAMVIYIVAWYRDKDRAMK; encoded by the coding sequence GTGTCGGTAGATGCGCGGCCGCCCGGCGAGTCGACTGCCGACCCCGAACCGGCACCGGCCACGCCGGGGCAGCACCCCGAGCCCAAACACATGACGGTGCGTCAGCACCTGGTGCTCGATACCTCCATCATCATCGGTGTCGCCGTCGCCTGGATTGTGTTGATACTCAGCTATACCTGGCTGGCCCAGCCTCCGCTGCCGAAGGTGAATGCGGGCACCACCGACGACACCCTGGTGGTCATCCACGTAGAGAAACTGGACACGAAGGACCAGCGCCTCGGGGTCAAGGTGTTGCTCAAGCCCGATGCCTCGATCTTGGATCCGCGGCTGCACCGCCTGACCGCCGATACCGCCGTGCGGTTCGTGTCCCAGAGCGACCTCGGCGAGTTGGAGTACGAGAGGGGGAAAGCGCCGCACCCGGTCGAGGCGACCATCGACGCGCGCGGCGACGCGCTGCACTGGCCCTTCGATACCTACACCACCGACCCCATCCAGGCCGAGTGGCTGGCCGGGGCCGGCGACAGCGCCCACTACGAGAACGCCCGCGTCGAAGTGGACGGCGTGGTAGACGGATTCGACATCTTTCTCGACCGGGTCGGCGAGGACGATCCGAACTCGCACCGACCCGACGCCGTGGTCATCACCTTGAAGCGGGCAAACGGCCCCTTGTTCTTCGACATCGGAATCTGCCTGGTCCTGCTCACGCTGCCGGCGCTGGCGTTGTTCGTCGCCATCCAGATGGTCACGCAGCGGCGGGCATTCGTGCCGCCCTTCGGCACCTGGTACGCCGCGATGCTGTTCGCGGTGGTGCCGTTGCGCAACTTCCTTCCCGGTTCGCCGCCGACGGGCGCGTGGATCGACCAGGCCCTGGTGATCTGGGTGTTGCTGGGCCTGGCCGCGGCCATGGTGATCTACATCGTGGCGTGGTATCGGGACAAAGATCGGGCGATGAAATAG
- the rplE gene encoding 50S ribosomal protein L5 has translation MTTAEKVQPRLKLRYRNEIRDALQQQFNYANVMQVPTVTKVVVNMGVGEAARDAKLINGAVNDLALITGQRPEIRRARKSIAQFKLREGMPVGVRVTLRGDRMWEFLDRLTSIALPRIRDFRGLSPKQFDGVGNYTFGLAEQSVFHEIDVDKIDRVRGMDINVVTSATNDDEGRALLRALGFPFKEN, from the coding sequence ATGACTACTGCAGAGAAAGTTCAGCCGCGCCTGAAGCTGCGCTACCGCAACGAGATCCGGGACGCGCTGCAACAGCAGTTCAACTACGCCAACGTCATGCAGGTCCCGACGGTGACGAAGGTTGTGGTCAACATGGGCGTCGGCGAGGCCGCCCGCGATGCCAAGCTGATCAACGGCGCGGTCAACGACCTGGCGCTGATCACCGGGCAGCGGCCGGAGATTCGCCGCGCGCGCAAGTCGATCGCACAGTTCAAGTTGCGCGAGGGCATGCCGGTGGGTGTGCGCGTGACGCTGCGCGGCGACCGGATGTGGGAGTTCCTCGACCGACTGACCTCGATCGCGCTGCCTCGTATCCGCGACTTCCGCGGCTTGTCGCCCAAGCAGTTCGACGGGGTCGGCAACTACACCTTCGGGCTGGCCGAGCAATCGGTGTTCCACGAGATCGATGTGGACAAGATCGACCGAGTCCGCGGCATGGACATCAACGTAGTCACCTCGGCGACGAACGACGACGAAGGACGAGCGCTGTTGCGGGCCCTCGGCTTTCCCTTCAAGGAGAACTGA
- the rplO gene encoding 50S ribosomal protein L15 — MTIKLHDLKPARGSKTPRTRVGRGEGSKGKTAGRGTKGTRARKNVPVTFEGGQMPIHMRLPKLKGFRNRFRTEYEVVNVGDINRLFPEGGTVGVDELVAKGAVRKNSLVKVLGDGKLTVNVAVTAHKFSGSAREKITAAGGSATEL; from the coding sequence GTGACTATCAAGCTGCACGACCTGAAGCCCGCACGCGGGTCGAAGACCCCGCGCACCCGCGTCGGTCGCGGTGAGGGCTCCAAGGGCAAGACCGCGGGCCGCGGTACCAAGGGGACCCGGGCCCGCAAGAATGTGCCGGTGACCTTCGAGGGTGGGCAGATGCCCATCCACATGCGGCTGCCGAAGCTCAAGGGTTTCCGTAACCGCTTCCGCACCGAGTACGAGGTCGTCAACGTCGGTGACATCAACCGGCTGTTCCCGGAGGGCGGCACCGTCGGTGTCGACGAGCTGGTGGCCAAAGGCGCCGTCCGCAAGAACTCTCTGGTGAAGGTCCTCGGTGACGGCAAGCTGACCGTGAACGTCGCGGTGACCGCGCACAAGTTCAGCGGCAGCGCGCGCGAGAAGATCACTGCCGCCGGCGGCTCGGCCACCGAGCTGTAG
- a CDS encoding LLM class flavin-dependent oxidoreductase: MRFSISIPQLDSGTPNGPAGFDIEGLRSYLTRAEELGFEGGWTLEQIIGDTPLLAPLELLAYSAACTQRLRLGVAVLVTSLHDPLQLASAVTTIDRLSHGRLDVGVAPGGGRRKFAAFGVDKDSYVSYFTEGLRLMKAAWSDEPRVTFHGRFRDVDDLPIQPKPVQRPHPPIWFGAHAPKALARAVRHGDGFMGAGSSTTADFAAAVLTVRRELAAQGKDPATFTIGKRVYLMIDHDADRARERVMAGLRRIYGKMSGIESVSVSGTPDDVVRGLQDVVSAGAQMLLLNPVGATVAEDREQMERLAAEVIPRLT; the protein is encoded by the coding sequence GTGAGGTTTTCCATTTCGATCCCCCAGCTCGATTCCGGGACCCCAAACGGCCCTGCCGGCTTCGACATCGAAGGACTTCGCTCGTATCTCACCCGCGCCGAGGAGCTCGGTTTCGAAGGCGGGTGGACACTCGAGCAGATCATCGGCGATACACCGCTGTTGGCGCCGCTGGAGCTGTTGGCCTATTCGGCGGCCTGCACGCAACGGTTGCGTCTGGGCGTTGCTGTGCTGGTGACGTCGCTGCACGATCCGCTGCAACTGGCCTCGGCCGTCACCACCATCGACCGGCTCAGCCACGGCCGACTGGACGTAGGCGTCGCACCCGGGGGTGGTCGTCGCAAATTCGCCGCCTTCGGGGTCGACAAGGACAGCTACGTCAGCTACTTCACCGAGGGGCTGCGATTGATGAAGGCGGCCTGGTCGGACGAACCGCGGGTGACCTTCCACGGCCGGTTCCGTGATGTCGACGACCTGCCCATCCAACCCAAACCGGTGCAGCGACCGCATCCGCCGATCTGGTTCGGGGCGCACGCGCCTAAAGCGCTGGCCCGGGCGGTGCGCCACGGTGATGGGTTCATGGGCGCGGGGTCCTCGACGACCGCTGATTTCGCCGCCGCCGTGCTGACCGTGCGCCGCGAACTCGCCGCCCAGGGCAAAGACCCCGCGACCTTCACGATCGGCAAACGCGTCTATCTGATGATCGACCACGACGCCGACCGGGCCCGCGAACGGGTGATGGCCGGACTGCGTCGCATCTACGGCAAAATGTCCGGTATCGAGTCGGTGTCGGTGTCGGGTACCCCCGACGACGTGGTCCGCGGGCTGCAGGACGTCGTCTCCGCGGGCGCGCAGATGCTGCTACTCAATCCCGTTGGGGCCACGGTCGCGGAAGACCGTGAGCAAATGGAACGCCTGGCCGCAGAAGTGATTCCGCGCCTCACCTAA
- a CDS encoding PE family protein, translating to MSTFVTAVPETFATATQELSRIGSTLAAANAAAAGSTTQVLAAGADEVSVAISALFGGFAHDYQALTRDVALFHDQFVRTLASGGSAYGLAEAANAAPLQALERSVLGVINAPTEFLLGRPLIGDGAAGTAASPNGQPGGLLWGNGGNGYDGRGGHGGAAGLIGNGGTGGAGAVGAIGGTGGTGGLLFGNGGAGGVGGAGAAGGAGGSAVLFGSGGVGGTGAPGFAGGSGGTGGLLVGNGGAGGAGGAGFGTGGSGGTGGAGGASGYLLGNGGAGGVGGDGAAGAPGQTGGSGGVGGAGGVSRALAFSAGGTGGAGGTGGVGGFGATGAAGGWAGGDGFAGGVGGAGGVGGAAHGLFSRGGVGGLGGNGGAGGDGGTGGVGLGYGTVGGNGGHGATGGDAGVGGAGGAGGLLGFGGNAGNAGVGGNGGTGGSGGAGDVGASRGPGGGLAADGYRGGTGGNGGAGGNSSAGGFNGSGGTGGAGGAGGTGGVGGADIGTGAGGGGQGGAGGDGGTGGVAGTGGGGGAVGAGGRAGSGGDGGAGGSGSAAASAGDLGGDGGFGGKGGQGGQGGSAGGANGINGSGGAGGFGGQGGVGGAGYHGDGVNDTTAGGSGGRGGSGGAGGAAGAVGTGGTVGAGGHGGNGGAGGAGGTGAAAADAGDLGGNGAAGGKGGQGGQGGSAGGTTGTSGSGGAGGLGGHGGDGGTGYHDDGKNNATAGGNGGRGGNGGTGGEAGGVGTGGVKGLDGTGGDGGLGGTGGSGATGKAGYDGGLGAAGGRGGDGGSGGTTGTGGNGGAGGQGGQGGKGGTDLGQGGAIAPAGSQGGAGGRGGDGGDGAIWGNGGAGERGGNGGAGANGADSIYVGGLPGAGDAGGRGGNGGVGGDGGNSGYGGVNGASGAGGDGGAGGTGGAGVRAAAPAGGVGGNGGDGGAGGKAGTGGAFSEVGGAGGDGGKGGTGGAAMPNYIDSGTYVGVQGGAGGKGGTGGAAGTGDLYAAGGNGGQGGDGGRGSDITQSSTSGSVTGGYGGVGGVGGTGGASSGGILQNVAGAGGTGGTGGAGGSGSPGNGIFSGGGGGKGGVAGTGGVGGAATGPGAVGGAGGQGGVGGVGGVGGNAMPSTGLRGGNGGAGGAGGVGGVGGTGTTKGLAGDGGFGGSGGHGGTGDGTVGAVGKVGTSGDPATGAAGGNGGTGGTGGLGGGR from the coding sequence ATGTCGACCTTTGTGACTGCAGTACCCGAGACGTTCGCGACGGCCACCCAGGAGTTGAGCCGAATCGGATCTACGCTCGCTGCAGCCAACGCGGCGGCGGCCGGTTCCACCACCCAAGTGCTGGCTGCGGGGGCCGACGAGGTGTCAGTGGCCATCTCCGCGCTGTTCGGCGGCTTCGCTCACGATTACCAGGCGCTCACCAGGGATGTTGCGCTGTTCCACGATCAGTTTGTGCGGACCTTGGCCTCGGGCGGGTCGGCGTACGGCCTCGCCGAGGCCGCCAACGCCGCGCCCCTGCAGGCACTCGAACGGTCCGTCCTCGGCGTGATCAATGCGCCCACCGAATTCCTGCTCGGGCGTCCACTCATCGGAGACGGCGCCGCCGGCACCGCGGCAAGCCCCAACGGGCAACCCGGCGGCCTGTTGTGGGGTAACGGAGGCAACGGTTACGACGGCCGCGGCGGCCACGGCGGGGCGGCCGGGCTGATCGGAAATGGCGGGACCGGAGGTGCGGGTGCGGTCGGCGCCATCGGCGGAACGGGCGGCACCGGCGGATTGTTGTTCGGCAATGGCGGTGCCGGTGGCGTCGGCGGGGCCGGCGCGGCGGGAGGCGCCGGGGGCTCCGCGGTCCTGTTCGGCAGCGGCGGTGTTGGCGGCACCGGAGCGCCCGGGTTCGCCGGCGGATCCGGCGGCACGGGCGGTCTGCTGGTGGGCAACGGGGGTGCCGGCGGTGCTGGGGGTGCCGGCTTCGGCACCGGCGGGTCCGGCGGCACGGGTGGCGCCGGGGGTGCCAGCGGCTACCTGCTCGGCAACGGTGGCGCGGGCGGTGTCGGCGGTGACGGCGCCGCCGGGGCGCCCGGCCAGACCGGGGGGTCCGGCGGGGTGGGCGGCGCCGGGGGCGTCAGCAGGGCCCTCGCCTTCTCTGCCGGTGGCACCGGCGGGGCCGGCGGCACCGGCGGTGTCGGCGGATTTGGCGCCACGGGGGCCGCTGGTGGTTGGGCCGGTGGTGACGGCTTCGCCGGCGGCGTCGGCGGCGCGGGCGGCGTCGGCGGTGCCGCTCACGGCCTGTTCAGCCGCGGCGGGGTCGGCGGCCTGGGCGGCAACGGCGGTGCCGGCGGTGATGGCGGGACGGGCGGCGTCGGCCTGGGCTACGGCACGGTCGGCGGAAACGGCGGTCACGGAGCCACCGGCGGCGACGCCGGCGTCGGCGGCGCGGGGGGCGCCGGCGGGCTGTTGGGATTTGGCGGCAACGCCGGCAACGCCGGCGTGGGCGGAAACGGCGGGACCGGCGGATCGGGTGGCGCGGGCGATGTCGGCGCTTCGCGCGGGCCGGGCGGCGGCCTCGCGGCCGACGGCTATCGCGGCGGAACCGGCGGCAATGGCGGCGCCGGGGGCAACTCGAGTGCCGGCGGTTTCAACGGCTCCGGTGGCACCGGTGGAGCAGGCGGCGCGGGCGGTACCGGCGGTGTCGGCGGTGCGGACATCGGGACTGGTGCCGGTGGCGGTGGCCAGGGCGGCGCCGGTGGTGACGGAGGTACCGGCGGCGTGGCGGGTACCGGCGGAGGCGGCGGCGCGGTCGGCGCCGGTGGCCGGGCGGGTAGCGGCGGCGACGGCGGAGCGGGCGGCAGCGGATCCGCGGCGGCCTCGGCGGGCGACCTCGGTGGCGACGGCGGCTTCGGCGGTAAGGGCGGCCAGGGCGGCCAGGGTGGCAGCGCCGGGGGCGCAAACGGCATCAACGGATCTGGTGGCGCGGGCGGTTTCGGCGGTCAAGGCGGGGTCGGCGGGGCGGGCTACCACGGCGACGGCGTCAACGACACCACCGCGGGCGGCAGCGGTGGCCGGGGCGGCAGTGGCGGCGCCGGGGGTGCGGCCGGGGCGGTCGGCACCGGCGGCACGGTGGGCGCGGGCGGTCACGGGGGTAACGGGGGTGCAGGTGGAGCGGGTGGCACCGGAGCCGCCGCCGCTGACGCGGGCGACCTGGGCGGCAACGGGGCGGCCGGCGGCAAGGGCGGTCAGGGCGGCCAAGGCGGCAGCGCCGGAGGCACGACCGGCACCAGCGGGTCCGGCGGCGCCGGTGGTCTCGGCGGTCACGGCGGCGACGGTGGGACGGGCTACCACGACGACGGCAAAAACAACGCCACCGCCGGTGGCAACGGTGGCCGCGGCGGCAATGGCGGTACTGGCGGCGAGGCCGGTGGCGTCGGCACCGGCGGCGTGAAGGGACTCGACGGTACGGGCGGCGACGGCGGGCTCGGAGGTACCGGCGGCAGCGGCGCGACCGGAAAGGCCGGCTACGACGGCGGCCTCGGAGCAGCCGGCGGCCGGGGCGGCGACGGAGGTTCCGGCGGCACCACGGGCACCGGCGGCAACGGCGGTGCCGGCGGGCAAGGGGGTCAAGGCGGCAAGGGCGGCACCGACCTGGGCCAAGGCGGGGCCATAGCCCCGGCGGGCAGCCAAGGCGGCGCCGGTGGCCGGGGCGGCGACGGTGGGGACGGCGCCATCTGGGGCAATGGCGGCGCGGGCGAGCGCGGCGGCAACGGTGGCGCGGGCGCCAACGGGGCGGACTCGATCTACGTCGGCGGGCTCCCCGGCGCCGGTGACGCCGGCGGCCGCGGTGGCAACGGGGGCGTCGGCGGCGATGGCGGCAATTCCGGCTACGGCGGAGTCAACGGCGCCAGCGGCGCCGGCGGCGACGGCGGCGCCGGCGGCACCGGCGGTGCCGGTGTGCGAGCCGCGGCGCCCGCCGGTGGCGTCGGCGGGAACGGCGGCGACGGCGGGGCGGGCGGCAAGGCCGGGACAGGCGGCGCGTTCAGCGAAGTGGGCGGTGCCGGCGGCGACGGTGGCAAGGGCGGGACCGGCGGCGCCGCCATGCCGAACTACATCGACAGCGGTACATACGTCGGCGTACAGGGCGGCGCGGGCGGTAAGGGCGGGACCGGCGGCGCCGCCGGTACGGGCGACCTGTATGCGGCGGGCGGCAACGGTGGCCAAGGCGGTGACGGCGGCCGCGGCAGCGACATCACCCAGTCGAGTACCTCGGGCAGCGTGACCGGAGGCTACGGCGGGGTGGGCGGCGTCGGGGGGACCGGAGGTGCCAGCTCTGGCGGCATTCTGCAAAACGTCGCCGGTGCCGGCGGAACGGGCGGCACGGGCGGGGCCGGTGGGTCGGGCTCGCCTGGAAACGGAATCTTCAGCGGCGGGGGCGGCGGCAAGGGCGGCGTCGCCGGGACGGGTGGTGTAGGCGGCGCCGCGACCGGTCCGGGCGCGGTCGGTGGCGCGGGCGGGCAGGGCGGTGTCGGTGGCGTCGGCGGGGTTGGCGGCAACGCAATGCCGAGCACCGGCCTGCGTGGTGGCAACGGCGGTGCCGGTGGCGCCGGCGGCGTCGGCGGGGTGGGCGGCACCGGCACGACAAAAGGTCTGGCCGGCGACGGCGGGTTCGGCGGCTCCGGCGGTCACGGCGGAACCGGGGACGGAACCGTCGGCGCCGTGGGCAAGGTCGGCACGTCCGGCGACCCGGCTACGGGTGCTGCCGGTGGCAACGGCGGCACCGGCGGCACGGGCGGCCTGGGCGGCGGTAGGTAG
- the rpsE gene encoding 30S ribosomal protein S5, producing the protein MAEQSAGGPTDSRGQDSRDSRDSRDGRGRRDGGGRGGRDRDGDKSNYLERVVAINRVSKVVKGGRRFSFTALVIVGDGAGMVGVGYGKAKEVPAAIAKGVEEARKGFFRVPLIGGTITHPVQGEAAAGVVLLRPASPGTGVIAGGAARAVLECAGVHDILAKSLGSDNAINVVHATVAALKMLQRPEEVAARRGLPIEDVAPAGMLKARRESDALAAAHSSGAAREGTA; encoded by the coding sequence ATGGCGGAGCAATCGGCTGGCGGCCCGACAGACAGCCGTGGCCAAGACAGCCGTGACAGCCGCGACTCGCGGGACGGCCGTGGCCGCCGCGACGGTGGTGGCCGTGGCGGCCGGGACCGGGACGGGGACAAGAGCAACTACCTCGAACGGGTCGTCGCCATCAACCGCGTCTCCAAGGTGGTCAAGGGTGGTCGACGGTTCAGCTTCACCGCGTTGGTCATCGTTGGTGACGGCGCGGGGATGGTCGGTGTCGGCTACGGCAAGGCCAAGGAAGTTCCCGCGGCGATCGCCAAGGGCGTCGAGGAGGCTCGCAAGGGCTTCTTCCGGGTGCCCCTGATCGGCGGCACCATCACCCACCCGGTGCAGGGCGAGGCGGCGGCCGGCGTGGTGCTGCTGCGCCCGGCCAGCCCGGGTACCGGTGTGATCGCCGGCGGCGCGGCCCGTGCGGTGCTGGAATGCGCTGGGGTGCACGACATCCTGGCGAAGTCACTGGGCAGCGACAATGCCATCAACGTGGTGCACGCCACCGTCGCCGCCCTCAAGATGCTGCAGCGTCCCGAGGAGGTGGCCGCCCGCCGCGGTCTGCCCATCGAGGATGTTGCCCCCGCCGGCATGCTGAAGGCGCGACGGGAAAGTGACGCGCTGGCTGCGGCTCACAGTTCGGGCGCTGCCCGGGAGGGTACGGCATAA
- the rplN gene encoding 50S ribosomal protein L14, whose protein sequence is MIQQESRLKVADNTGAKEILCIRVLGGSSRRYAGIGDVIVATVKDAIPGGNVKRGDVVKAVVVRTVKERRRPDGSYIKFDENAAVIIKPDNDPRGTRIFGPVGRELREKRFMKIISLAPEVL, encoded by the coding sequence GTGATTCAGCAGGAATCGCGGCTGAAGGTCGCCGATAACACCGGCGCCAAGGAGATCTTGTGCATCCGTGTGCTCGGCGGCTCGTCGCGACGCTACGCCGGCATCGGTGACGTCATCGTCGCCACCGTCAAAGACGCCATCCCCGGCGGCAACGTCAAGCGTGGGGACGTCGTCAAGGCGGTCGTGGTGCGCACGGTCAAGGAGCGCCGCCGGCCCGATGGCAGTTACATCAAGTTCGATGAGAACGCGGCAGTGATCATCAAGCCCGACAACGACCCGCGCGGGACGCGCATCTTTGGGCCGGTCGGGCGTGAACTGCGCGAGAAGCGGTTCATGAAGATCATCTCGCTCGCCCCGGAGGTGTTGTAG
- a CDS encoding type Z 30S ribosomal protein S14: MAKKALVNKAQRKPKFAVRGYTRCSKCGRPRAVFRKFGLCRICLREMAHAGELPGVQKSSW, from the coding sequence ATGGCAAAGAAAGCACTGGTCAACAAGGCGCAACGCAAGCCGAAGTTTGCGGTGCGCGGCTACACCCGCTGCAGCAAGTGCGGTCGCCCGCGCGCGGTATTCCGCAAGTTCGGGCTGTGCCGGATCTGCCTGCGCGAGATGGCGCATGCGGGCGAATTGCCCGGCGTGCAGAAGAGCAGCTGGTGA
- the rplR gene encoding 50S ribosomal protein L18 has protein sequence MAQSVSATRRVSRLRRHARLRKKVAGTGQRPRLVVHRSSRHIHVQLVNDQNGTTVAAASSIEADVRGLDGDKKARSVRVGQLIAERAKAAGIDTVVFDRGGYTYGGRIAALADAARENGLSF, from the coding sequence ATGGCGCAATCTGTTTCGGCAACACGACGGGTTTCCCGGCTGCGTCGGCACGCGCGGCTGCGCAAGAAGGTCGCCGGCACCGGGCAACGCCCCCGGTTGGTAGTGCACCGCTCTTCGCGGCACATTCACGTGCAGCTCGTGAACGACCAGAACGGCACCACCGTGGCCGCCGCATCGTCGATCGAGGCCGACGTGCGCGGCCTGGACGGAGACAAAAAAGCCCGCAGCGTGCGGGTCGGGCAATTGATCGCCGAGCGCGCCAAGGCCGCCGGCATCGACACCGTGGTCTTCGACCGCGGCGGGTACACCTACGGCGGACGGATCGCGGCTCTGGCCGACGCCGCCCGCGAGAACGGATTGAGTTTCTGA
- the rpsH gene encoding 30S ribosomal protein S8, with protein MTMTDPIADFLTRLRNANSAYHDEVRLPHSKLKANIAQILKNEGYITDFRTEDARVGKSLVVQLKYGPSRERSIAGLKRVSKPGLRVYAKSTNLPRVLGGLGVAIISTSSGLLTDRQAARQGVGGEVLAYVW; from the coding sequence ATGACTATGACGGATCCAATCGCAGACTTCTTGACCCGTCTGCGCAACGCCAACTCGGCGTACCACGACGAGGTGCGCTTGCCGCACTCCAAGCTGAAGGCCAACATCGCCCAGATCCTGAAGAACGAGGGCTACATCACCGACTTCCGCACCGAGGATGCTCGGGTGGGCAAGTCGCTGGTGGTGCAGCTCAAGTACGGGCCCAGCCGCGAGCGCAGCATCGCCGGCTTGAAGCGGGTGTCCAAGCCTGGCCTGCGGGTGTACGCGAAATCCACCAACCTGCCGCGAGTGCTCGGCGGCCTTGGCGTCGCAATCATTTCGACGTCCTCGGGTCTCCTCACTGACCGTCAGGCAGCCAGACAGGGCGTGGGCGGCGAAGTCCTCGCATACGTTTGGTGA
- the rplF gene encoding 50S ribosomal protein L6 produces the protein MSRIGKQPVPVPAGVDVTIDGQNVSVKGPKGTLELTVAEPIKVARNEDGAIVVTRPDDDRRSRSLHGLSRTLLANLVTGVTEGYTTKMEIHGVGYRVQQKGSNLEFALGYSHPVVIEAPEGITFAVQAPTKFTVSGIDKQKVGQISANIRRLRRPDPYKGKGVRYEGEQIRRKVGKTGK, from the coding sequence ATGTCTCGCATTGGTAAGCAACCGGTCCCGGTTCCCGCCGGGGTCGACGTAACGATCGATGGTCAGAATGTCTCGGTGAAGGGACCCAAGGGCACCCTGGAGCTGACCGTGGCCGAGCCGATCAAGGTCGCGCGCAACGAGGATGGCGCGATCGTGGTCACCCGTCCCGACGACGACCGGCGCAGCCGTTCGCTGCACGGGCTGTCCCGCACCCTGCTGGCCAACCTGGTCACCGGTGTGACGGAGGGTTACACCACCAAGATGGAGATCCACGGCGTCGGCTACCGCGTCCAGCAAAAGGGCAGCAATCTGGAGTTCGCGCTCGGATACAGCCACCCGGTGGTGATCGAGGCCCCCGAAGGCATCACGTTCGCGGTGCAAGCACCGACGAAGTTCACGGTCTCGGGGATCGACAAGCAGAAGGTCGGTCAGATCTCGGCGAATATCCGTCGCCTGCGCCGTCCCGACCCCTACAAGGGCAAGGGCGTGCGCTACGAAGGCGAGCAGATCCGCCGCAAGGTCGGAAAGACAGGTAAGTAG
- the rplX gene encoding 50S ribosomal protein L24, which translates to MKVHKGDTVLVIAGKDKGAKGKVLQAYPSRNRVLVEGVNRIKKHTAVSANQRGAQSGGIVTQEAPIHVSNVMVVDSDGKPTRIGYRVDEETGKRVRISKRNGKDI; encoded by the coding sequence ATGAAGGTCCACAAAGGCGACACCGTGCTGGTCATCGCGGGTAAGGACAAGGGCGCCAAAGGCAAAGTGCTGCAGGCTTACCCAAGCCGCAACCGGGTGCTCGTCGAAGGTGTCAACCGGATCAAGAAGCACACCGCGGTTTCGGCCAACCAGCGCGGCGCGCAGTCCGGCGGCATCGTCACCCAGGAGGCGCCGATTCACGTGTCGAACGTGATGGTCGTCGACTCCGACGGCAAGCCCACCCGGATCGGTTACCGCGTCGACGAGGAAACCGGTAAGCGGGTTCGCATCTCGAAGCGCAACGGCAAGGACATCTGA
- the rpmD gene encoding 50S ribosomal protein L30, giving the protein MADLKITQVRSTIGARWKQRETLRTLGLRKIRHSVIREDNAQTRGLIAVVSHLVEVEEAK; this is encoded by the coding sequence ATGGCAGACCTGAAGATCACCCAGGTGCGCAGCACCATCGGTGCGCGCTGGAAGCAGCGCGAGACCCTGCGCACACTGGGTCTGCGAAAGATCCGGCACTCGGTGATCCGCGAGGACAACGCACAGACCCGCGGGCTCATCGCGGTGGTTAGCCACCTCGTCGAGGTGGAGGAGGCCAAGTGA